The window TCTCGAGGCTAATGGATTCCTGTCTGGTAGGCCTCTTCTATGCCGGTTACGGTGCTCTCCTCACGCCTTCGTTTGGCATAGAACAAGCCTACGGCAATGACACGGCCCAATATAACAATGCGGTCGGCTTCTTCATGATTTTATGGACAGTCTTCGTTTTCACATTTCTCATCGCCTCCCTTCCCAGCAACCTAGCCTACattttggtctttttcctAGTTGATCTTGGTTTCCTCACTATCGCGGCAAGCTACTTTGCTAAAGCGGATGGCAATTCTGCCGCTTCTACTGCGCTGAAGAAATCAGGTGGagtgttttgttttcttgctgGATTGGTGGGGTGGTATATTGTTTTTCATTTGCTGTTAAAGGATTCGCTTCTGGATCTGCCCCTGGGTGATACTTCAAGATACtttgggaagaagaagaagaagggcgagtaGAGTTAACTTGGTGATGGGAGAGCATTGTTTTTCGCTCTTTAACATACATTCATAAATTCTCACAGCTCCATTTGCCCGCTGCTAGTTCCTCCAGGGTAGTATACCTTTACAAAAGTATCTATAGGATATGTGAGCATTATAGGATATCACGAACGACTAATTTTGGGTTTAATGTTTAAATGTGGGAGCATCTCTTAGTTCAATTTTGAGTTTCCTAGAACCACAATTGCGTCAACATCTATGCTCGGTGGACCGCAAACCTCTCCAACGATCTGCATCTCCTACCTGCATCTCCTACCTGATAACGACATATTTCTCTGACTTGACGAAAATGATGCAAAACAATTGATAGGTCATCATTTCGGGCGACAGCTTGCTAGCAAGCCATTTGCCTTGCCAGACCACTTGCATAGATATACAGGGCTTCTCCTCTCCAAAAAGTAAAGAATCATTGCTAACTTTGATCGAGTTGCCTCGCGGACTAGACTCATATTGTATCCAACAATGACGCAGGAAAGTGTGCCAGCAACAGATCCGGCAGTTTACGCCTCGTACGAAGCTCAATGGGCTAGCGTGCCAGACACAGCAGACGCATGGCTGGCACGAGCACGCGAAGTTGCTGCCGTACTAGCGCAAGACGCAGCGCAACGTGACCAGGAGAATAAATCGCCGCGCGCGGAGGTGGCCCTACTAAAGCTTTCCGGCCTGCTAAAGCTTCTTGGCCCGAAGAAGTACGGCGGCGGTGCGCAATCCTGGGAAGTCGGATATAAAGCGATTCGTGAGGTGGCCAAAGCAGATGGGTAAGATATCAACACCGCTAGATCAAGTTTCCATATCTAACCGCATACCTAGTTCCATTGGCATGCTCCTTGGCTATCACCTTCTCTGGTCTACGACAGCCAACGTCGTCGGCACCGCCGAGCAAGCAGAGCGCACCCAAGAACTGATCATCTCCAACAATTATTTCGTCGGCGGGGCTGTGAACCCACGCGATAATGATTTGCGCATTACctctgatggagatgagatTATTTTCAATGGATCCAAGCACTTCAATACCGGCGGCGTAGTATCCGATCTGACCGTCTTGGAAGGCGTGCTAGAAGGAACGAACGACCATATCTTTGCCTTGGTGCCGACCGTTCAGCTGGGCATCCGATTTGCACATAACTGGCACAATATCGGTCTGCGCTTGACTGAATCAGGCGGCATCACGATCAAGGATGTCCGGGCACCGTGGACGGATGCGCTTGGCTGGGATGCAGCAAGCAAGAAGCCGCGCGCCGATGTTTTGCAGATTCCATTTGCCAGTTTACTCTTGCCTACGTAAGGAATCGCTTTTGAATTACGCTTAATCAATTTATACTGACATGCACTGGCAGTATCCAACTCGTCTTCAGCAACTTCTACCTAGGCATAGCCATCGGGGCTCTAGAATTCGCAGCCAAGTATACAACTGCCTCAACGCGCGCCTGGCCTTTTGGAGGCGACAACAAAAACTCCGCAACGGATGAATTCTACATCCTCGAGCGATACGGCAACTTCTATGCGCATCTGCGTGCTGCCGAAGCCCTCACCGATCGAGCGGGCGAGCAACTGTCCAACATGTATAGCCTGCACTCAACGAACAGGGAGGGCGTGACAGCGCAGGATCGGGGAGAGGTGGCTGAATGGGTTGCCAGCGTCAAGGTTGTTACTACCGATGTTGGACTTAGTGTTACCTCCGGTGTATTCGAAGTGACTGGGGCGCGTGCGACGGCGCTGAAAGTGGGCTTGGATCGGTTCTGGAGAGATCTGAGAACACATACGCTGCATGATCCGGTGGCTTATAAGAATCGGGAACTTGGACGGTATGCACTTTTGCATGAGGTGCCGGAACCTACCTGGTACACCTAAGACTTGAGGTCTACGCGATGGCTAGGATTCATGCGTTGTTGAGATGGAAATTCTATGATACTTGTATGTAGCTAGGAAGCACCTACATGAAGCGAAGTCCCTACTACTACTGACCGTAGTCGGTTAAGGTCTTTATTGGTATATTAAATATATGGGGCTTCACAAGGAACCAGGAATTGTGTATTATTGGTGTCGCGATCGGTTTTAAGGATAATTGTATAGCACTTTTGGGTATTACACTATTAAAGGTCTTTCCAAAGTCATGAGAAATACAAGGCCTATTCTGGGAAGCGGAGGATCTACTATCATACGGTATTTAGATAAGCTATATCAGGTTAGGGTTCGGATTTCGTGAGAGTGCGGTGGTATATCTGACCCCGAATATCGCTGTCAATACGTAATCCCGTGCCTAATCACAGGTTCGCCATTGCAAcaaccttcttctcccacaccTGAATCTCTTTGCTTTCCCTCCATCCAGGTACTGGGAAAAGCTTCGGTCCCAGGATCTTTTTCTGGATTTTTCCCGTCGGCCCTTTCGGCAGTTCGGCATCCACAACCCTCAGCACCGTTGGCAGCTTGTAACCTGGCAGCTTCTGCCTTAGGTCCTCCCTGAGATTATCAATGGTAAACCCAGCCTTTGAGCGCTGCTCTCCCTTTAAGAGCAGGGCAGCTGCAACTCGTTGGCCGAATTCTTCATCTGCAACGCCCACGACCGTAGCCTCAGATACGTAAGGCAGCTCGAGGATTTCGCGTTCGATATCAAGAGCGGAGATCTTATATCCACCTGActtgatgatgtcgacgcTTGCACGGCCAAGAATGAAGTAGTAAGGCCCCTCGCGACGGGCGATGTCACCTGTCTTGAAGTAGCCTTGTTCATCATGAGCTTCGAGCGTAGCTTTGTCATCGTACAGATACCTGTTTCCACGTAAGCTAGTATTCTTTATCAAATAAGTAAAAGGTTACATACTTGCAGAACATCCAAGGCGACTTGACCAGAAGCTCGCCTTGGTCACCTTCAGTGAGCTTCACTTCCAAGCCAGGAATAACGGTGCCAATGGAGCCAACAGGGAGATTGGTATCAGGCTCCGCGCTGACCTTAATACAACCAGGGAGCTCTGATGCCCCATATCGAGCCAAAATAGGTTGTTGCCGGAGATTCGTCCAGAAAGTCTGAACGGATGCCGACAGAGCACTCGAGCCACAGAGCACTGCACGCAGCTTCCTCGCCGCGGCAACATACTCTGCCCTTTGTGCTGGGGGAAGAGTGGCGATGTGTTTTTCGAAATACCATTGCAATCGCATGTATATTGTCGGTACAGCTGAGAAAACAGTGATTCCGCCTGCCTTGAAGCGGTTCCAGATCCATTCTGGATCAAAACTGTCTGTTTTGAACTCGATGCATGCGCCGAAGTTTAGGAAGGCGAAGAAAGATGTGCCCAGGCCCGTTGTATGATGTACTGGGAGAACATGCAGGCCCACATCTGTCGGGACGATGTCGTAGCCGTCTCCGACGGCGGTGGCGTTTTCGTCGGTGTATAGGCGACGCATTACGGAGCCCTTGGGCTTCCCCGTTGTACCGGATGTGAAGATGACGACCCCGGGAGCATTTCCATCTAGACTTTTGGTAGAAGAGATGCTGATGTCGTAGGGCGTTAGGTTGGACTCTTTAAGCAGGTGAGACCCGATATCGAAGCATTGGACATTACTGCCGCGATTATTGACATATGCCTTGATTGAGTTGGCAAGCTtgctcgccgagctcgagtGCACAATGGCCACTTGCCGGGCTTTCTGTACGAAGTACGCACCCTCTGCAACGGGATTTTGAATTGCTGTTGCTTTTGTAAGTAACTTTTCGTTTTCGTTGATTGGGAGATCATCATACTCATCGGCACGACTGCTGCGCCGAGTGCGATGACAGCGAGAATACCAACGGTGAACTCATAGCCACCTGCGGCTAAGATACCCACATAGACCTCTTCATTGCGCTCAATTCGCTGCAAGACATCTTTGTTCAACGACGACTCTAGGTAAGTCCGGTAGGCCAAGACATCTGCCAAGAGATCACCGTACGACTTCTCGACTTGGAGGATGTTGTCCCTTATCGCGAGATGATTGCGCCGAGCAAATCGAAGCAACTTGGTGAACAACGGGCAATTTGGTAGCACATTGCGACCAACATGCGGAGTAACCAACTGGATGCGGTCTGTGTTCGGTGGAGTAGCCATGGGGAGCGCCGGCAGAGTAGGTTTTGAATTATTTGGACCGACAACTGCTACGGCTCAGTAGACATTCTGGCTTTAATATGTGCGTGGTTTGTCTTAACAGGTTGAGATAACAGATCCATCGTCTTGTTCCGTCCGGGGTTTGTCCCCTCCACGAAACCCCGGACCCACATCTCGGCATCCGGGAATCTAAACCCCAACGCCGAAGCGGGCAGGTCAGTGATTTGCCGTAAATCGAACAGCTAAATTAACAATCTTTGGTTATGGCGCAGAGTCTAGACAGCCCATGCCTCGTCGCTAAGCCAACTATCCAACCCATCAACTAAGAAATCTGCCAACGGCAGAACCCCCATTCCTTGCTCGTCAGCAGACGTAAACGGCCCTGTGGAGACAATAGGCTCTATGCTGTGACCTTGAGGCGAATCCAAAAGACCATGATCTTGTGCATACTGTGAAAATTGACCCATATTCGCTGTCGCTCCCTCATAGAATGTCGTACAAGGCGTCCACATGTGACAAAGATCGAGCGGAAACCCATCAAAGAAGAACTGCTGCTCCCGAGTGAGCGGCAACAACCGTTTTACCACTGGCGTCGCATTATGTCGTTGCGCATTGAGTATCGATTCCAATACTTTCGACCCACCGATTGCTGATTTCCAGCGCTTGCTGAGTTCCTTCAGGCATAAGCGCAGGACCTCCAGATCGGGCTGACACGCTTCCCATAGTTGAGGTATTGGTCGTAGCGACACGAGAAAGAAGCTTGACGCGACGCAATAGCGTGTAAAAATTGGAGCGAGGTGTCCGATATCGTCGCGGACGAGAAGTTCCTGGAAAATACCGGCCACGAAAGACGCTGCCAGAATAGCCTGTGCGGATATCGTATTTCTTGTGCTTGGACGGCCAAGGATGGCTAGGCTGATGAAGTATGGGATGTGTAATTGGCGCGTGTTGAGGTTATATCCGCAAAGGGAGTACTCGTCTGCATTATTTGCGCTTGGATGAGAGATTCGAAGATGTGTGGGTAAGACCCTTGGCCAGCGGAATATTTGGTTCTGATAGTGTTCCTTCTTCGATTTGGTTAATGAATTCCGCGAACACGATTCTGTAATATCTCCCAGGATGCAGCAAATATCCGCATAGTGTATGAATGACTCGGCATCATCGGCTAAACAGTCCTTAAAATCGGCCGCGCACAGGGGAGCCACGTTCACATCTTCGAAGCTGATGGCTCTCGGTCGACCATGCGCAACTGACATGAGCATATCTCTGACCTGTGCAAATAAATGACTAGTCAAtacctctctctccattGACACGGCAGCACTATAATAGCAACACTTACCACCAAGCTCCACCAAAGCCGCCTTCTCACAGACGCATTCCGCCCCTCCCCAGGATCCTTATGCAAACCGACCTGATACGCAATCCCAACACCAGTCTTAAGCCAAAACTCTCCCGCATCATAGGAGACATGCTCCGGTCCGTCGGGAGTATACCACTGCAGCATGATAGTAGCTTTGATAACCGCCAGGGGATTCTCCTCATGATTAACGAAAAAGAGTGTTTTTGCCCTTTGGTAGAATTGTTCCGGTGTTGCGAAAGCCAGAACACCAGGTGAAGGCGACGCTCTGCTCGCAGCCAGAAATAAAGACTGGATGAGCAGGAGCGAGGGAtgattttttctttccgaGAAATCAAAATCCAGCTCGCCATGCGTGAGAATCGGCGTCCATGGATGGCAGAATTGGAGGAAGTTGTCGATGAGGGCTTGGCGGATGGATCGTGGGGGGAGGTCGAATGCTTTGAACATGTGCAGAACGGAGTCTCGGAGTCCGATAAGCTCGTTTGATTGGTACGATGGGTAGGCGCGAGATGAGTCCTCGTCAATTAGAGTGTCTTGGTCGATATAGTGTGATCGACCTATATAAGTAGTTGACTCTGGGTTTCGGGTTTCGTCTGCATTTTCTGACCCGGTAGGTATTCTTTGGCTCGTACTGCGGGAATTCGGCGTTACAAGACGAGAGCTCGGAAATGTCTGCTCTTCCATTGTGGAGGTCGCGAGCAGTTGAATGGGCACTGAGATGCGCCTTGTGGATTTTCCCAAGTTTAATAAATCATCAGATAAGTCCGATCTATTCGCGAAAGAATGATCAGTGGCCCGTCGgggtctttttcttgtccGACGTCTGGTGCGAGGTCAGTGATTGCTTGTAATGCTTGGGGAACAGCTCCATACATGCATTCAATGCTTTGATTTGTACATGTCAGGCATGAGCCCTGATCTGCTGGAAATTCACACTTGATCTATAACCTCGATTAGTTGGTGTGATATGCAGATGGATCAATCAGGAGGCAGCCCAGCGATACCTTTTTCCTGTTGCAGTATGCACAGGCCTGGGCCAGCTTTCCGCTAGACATGTCGGGCGGCTATGACCTCTGGTAAAAAGTAAGCAATGTAGGACTGGAATAGTGAGAGAGGTTCAACGGTCTTAGCCTCAAGGTTGCGGTTGGGCGGAGGCGTGTCACGTGAACGCATACTACGACGAGGATTCCATAGATCggacagaagaaagagataAAACACTTTAAGAAGTAAGGAATAGACATTTTTCATTGACTTATATTAGATCGAGAACTAAGTCATAACCTAAGTATAACATGCACATCGTCATCAAACAAAAACACGCTGATGCACACATTCAACAACAGAACAAATGGCGCATTTTTCGCgaaaaaaaacccccctACCAAATCCCGAGGGAGGGCGATCTAGATAACAAAGAATTGACCCGAAAATACAAAGAGCTCCGTTGCCATATCCTGAAATGAAAAATGAAAAAAGAACAGAAGAAACGAAAAACCCAATCGCTAGATATGAACGAGTAAATGCAAAGGTCGCCAAAAGAATACATATACAAAAGTGAAAGAAAGCATCATGGAGCGTTCCGGGATGTCGAATTGTCGGGACTCATCAGTTGGTAATTCTGGTGCTCCTCGAAAAAGCTGAGCACGTCCTGCGGCAGGTACTCGAGCCATGGCAGGATTTCACCGTtggagaaagggaaggcgTCGGGGTGTTGGAGGGAGTTGACGTCCACGTCGTGGCTTTCGATCATCATGCCTCCTGCGTGCGAGCCCATGTTCGGATGGTGGAGTTCGGTCCCTCTTGATCCCATGTGGCTGCTGCCGGGTTGTTGGCTGGCGGCTGAAGGCAGTGGGTAATTATAGGCTGGTGTTTGGCCAGAGGCTGGTAGAGGCTGATTGTAAGGTGACTGTGCTGCAGCAGACGTGCGGGAACCCGATTCCGGGTAGGATTGATTCATGCCCAGATAGTATGTCGAGTCGGGGGTGTTCATCGGTCCGGACGGAACTTGGGTATACTTTGCGTTTGCGGTGCAAAGAGGTGTCCTGACTTCGTCTTGGGTGTGAGAGGCAATAGTCTGTGGATAGGAAGTGCTCGATCCCTCCCCAGCATTTGACTGCACTGGCAATGATGGATAGGTTTGGCTGTACTGCGATGAGAATGTTGGCTTGTTGGATGGAGATTCGACCTGAGTGTTAGGCATCTGATACAGCACGCTCAGATTGGGTTGGGAAGAATTCGTGGCTCCCGTAAGGGCCCATCCAATTGCTTGTGAAGAGTCAGCGAGACGTCCAGGAATCAGGGCATTCTTGTGCGTACCCTGACTGGGATCAATCTTCGGTGACCATTTCCCATCAGTCGAAATGTCAGCCACTCCGGCATCCCCCGGGGTCCTGGCCCGGCACCAGCTAGTCagggggaagggaggagCGTCCTCCGAGGCattctccatatcctccgCCGTGTAAAGGAGGGGATCAACACTCCCTTTGGCCTTTTGGTCGAGCACAGTCAAGATGTACCTGGTTCCCTCCCAATAAGTATTCAAAGCCTTGAGCGCCTTGTAGCATCGTTGGTAAttctccttggcggcagAGGCCAGCAAAATGTGTTTGGCTGTGGATTTGCGTTCCGTCCCATTTGACGACGACTCCATGGTTGGCATGACAAAGCCGCTGGATTGATTTGCCAACAACGCTtggggcggcggcgagccCGATCTTGAGGAAGGCGACGAGTAATAGGCACTTTCCATGAGGAAAGCGCACGCTGCAATGTACATGGGCTGGCTGGTAAAAGGATTGCCAATGAAACTTTTTCCATCCACTAGTTCCGAGAAGGACAGGATGTCGGCAATGGTTTTGGCGGAAGACATCGACAGCTCGCGACTATTTGGATACAAGTGCTGGATAGACCCACCAAACGAGTTCAACAGGGTCGGTTGATGAAGGAGGACAATGAGGGTATGGAACCAAAAGTGCAAAAGAATGAAGTTAGTCCCCTCTTTCGCCTTGACGTATGCTTGGAAGTTGGCTGCATTGAAATGAAGCTTCGGCGACAGACGCTGATAGATGCCGGTCAAATCACTTTCCATCCCTGCTAGCCTTTTGAGCGTGTCCGATGTAACGTGATTGACATCCTGAATGCCGTTTATGAGATCTGTCACTCGCCCGTAGAGATGGATTATACGGATTAAGGGCGGAAAAGGTGCTGGCCATCCGTTTGGAAGCTGTGATTCGGACTGCAAAGGAAAGCGTAACTCAATATCCTCGTCTCGTAGCGTTACGGGTCGTCCAGTCCCTGACGAAATGACTCgatcgagaaagaaaatgctCCAAAATGAGTCCACTCGTTCCCGCTCTCTGGCGCGCTCTGTATCCACAGGGGGAGGCCTCGTTGCTGCCTTTTGGGAAGCCTCGAAGTCATCGTACTGATCATCTCTCAATTTCCCTGCCTGACCCGTCATAACTTCGCTTGGTGTCACACCGCTCAAACCATAATTGTGCTTCAACCCTTGGAACTTTTGCAAACCAAGATCTTGTGCCATCCGGATTGAGATACCGAGATACATCCACAGGCCACTATCATGGTTGGACCCGAACTGTTCATACGCCAGCAGCAAGCATGATTGAACAGCAGATAGTGTTGGACATGACAAAGAATCCACGAGTGCGCTCATCGCTCGGTGGGCAAAGGGTTGACCGCGGTCCCATCTGTAGATATCAGGTGGGGGCAGAGATCGATCAATAGGTTGAGCTTGCGGAGGACCGAGTAATGGATGAGGCGAAAACCGGGCAGCCAAGGAACAGACTGCATCCACCAGCATAGTATCGACTTTCTTGTCTTTGAGGTCTTGGAGGAACCTCTCCCGTTGTAGGAAGGGGAAGTTACAACCAAGGTGAGCGAAGAAAAGATCACAGAGATGGGAGACCAGATTTGAGACAGGAAGGGCATCATCACTGTCGTAGAATGGAATCGTATTGGCATCGCGGTTTTCACCAGTGTCTGTTACACCGGCCACAGGTGCTAACCCTGTATCCGACACTTTCGGGCTCCGCAAAGGTGAAAGGGACTCGGAGGACAATGATGCATTGCTCTTGCGGGAACCCCGAACTTGGACGACCATCTGTTTGAAACCGGGGACAATGGCGGTAGGTCCGAAATATCGAAAATAAGGGACATGAGTGCGATTGCTGGAGCTCATCGAAGTGCGACTGCTCTCTGGACTGTCTTCCGCCGCTTGCGAATCCGACTCCTTGTTCGTGCGCAGCAATGTCTCCCCGGAGAGGTCTTTCAGTTCCGCTTTATTCGATGTCCGGGGCGATTTGTCAAGGGTCAGTGGAGGCATGAATATCGGTGTGGGATCTGGGGAGCTGCTTTCGATGGCGCGCGAGGCGCGCTGGCTGTTCGGATCATGCTGTGCACGAAGGGCGGCGGCTATGGGAGGTGCCCGGGATGCGGAATCCGATTGGGATCGTAGGTGGGCGGTGGATTCGCTGTATCCGAGGCAGACGTGTTTGTAGTCAGAGCATGTTTTGCACACTGTGGCCAACCCGTGAGCAGGTTGTATATCCAAGGCGTCTCCGCGCGGTCCTACCTGGTTGTTCACCGGAACATCGAATCTTGCGCCGACGGCATGTTAGACAACTTGGAGTATGTTAGTACCAGTATCTCCCGTTCATGATATGGCAACGTACGCGGCGTTGACTCGGCGGCGTTTGGTTTGCGGTTGGCCATCGGTTGCGACAAAGCGGATCTgtctcggaggaggagggggagcAATGCcgccgttcttcttgttgggAGAAGGGGCGCTCATCGCGAGCAAGGATTATCCGTGATCACGACCCATCGGGGTGCTCTAGGTTACGCACAGGTTGGCAGGGCAGATGAAGCGATAAGGGAGGTCGTGGGAGAAGCGCAGAGAGTCGGGAAGGGCGATCATGGAGAAGGGATGAGGGCAAAAATGCTCGGCAGGGAGGGACGATGATGAGtgaggggaggggagaagagagaggatgaggaacAAAGAGGGGACCGAGTGCAAGTACTTAGTTACCTAAGTTAGTTAGTGTTGGTCGGGACAATCCCTAACGAATCTAATCACGAGAGCTGGTCCCGGCGTGTTGGCCCTCGCTTGACCGCCCATGTTTGTTGGTTTACCATACAATTATTTCTGTCGGTCATGGGACTGTTGCCCTGGTGGGTCACgtttctcttcatcctcgactAACCGTCCATCCTCCTGGGGTGAATCTTCTGGCCACCATCATGATTGCTGGATTGTTCCTGCAGACCTAGTTCCGGGGAATCGGGAGGTTGGCCCTCTAGATCATCACATCGCCTACCTTCTCCGCAAAAATGTCCAAAACTCCGGGCCTGCTCCGTCACCAACATGGGGCCGGTGGGCTAGCCACAAACTTCCCGCCATTGACAGTCCACACGGACCAGTCGGTCGATTCTGGCGTCTCCACGTCTTGCGCGACAGAGAACAATTCTAGAATGCACACTATCGGGCTGGCCATACATCATCATGATGTACGAGAGGGCTCGGACTTCGATGGATCCGGTTGCAAGCATGCTGGCATGCCAGCATGCCCAAGCATCCGTTCCCTGGAACCTTGTCCCTGTCTCTCCTTCTGTCTAGTCGGATATATCGCCTGGAGAGTGTGAATGTTCGGCCCGGGCGTCGGCAGTACCCCACTATCTCCACGCACGACTGACAAAAGCACTCCGTTGGGCTGTGGCAACAACACCCTCCATTCTCCGTGGCAATACAATGGCCCACCCCTCGGTCTGCTCCCCGGGAGTTTGGGATGAATGGCGATAAGAGCTTCTGCAACCACCTCCATGCATTCTTTTTCATTCGCGACACACACCATCCGCAATTCTTGGAAGCATTCTCGTGTCCCGCTGTAAGTACTCTAAAAACCGCTAGTCACTCCTTTCAATTTATCACCCGGGTTTTGTTTCAACGCCACTCCTCAGGCATGAACGCCCTGTTTGGAGCCTTCGGGCAACACAAGCTGACGTGGTGTTGGTCTAGTCGCCTCAGCCTCCCCCTCTTCACAGCCAAGCGATCCTTGAGCCAGACCCCCGCCATGTTCAAAGTCCATCCCGATTTCGCAAAGACCCAAGCCGCCCGGCCTGATTTCCGCCGCGATGCCGAAGTCACCTTCTCCAAGCCCCCGAACCCGGAGTGGACGGATGGGAACGGTGCCAacgatggcggcgagagCCTGAAGAAGGAACATGTCGAGATCGACCCACACGCCGAGGGCCGCCCTGTGACATCCAACTACAAGCTTTTGATCTCGGGAATGGTGCCCCGGCCAATCGCCTTGATTAgcaccaagtccaaggatGGCCAGACAACGAACCTCGCGCCATTCAGCTATTCACAGGTTATCAACCATGACCCTCCGCTGTTCGTTGTTGGATTCGTGGGATCTCTGGAGAAAGCCAAGGATACGCTGAAGAACCTCAATGAGACAAAGGAGTGCGTGATCAACATCATCTCGGAGCATTTCGTCGAGGCGGCCAATGCAACCGCCGTCAATGCCCCCTATGGCCACTCCGAATGGGAGGTTTCCGGTCTGCACCAAGCACCCACGTCCGTGGTGAAGCCTGCGCGCGTGAAAGAGTCGATCCTTGCGATCGAGGGCACGCTTGTCGAGACCAAGGAGTTTGAAAGCCGGTCTGTTCCCGGGAAGAAGACGGGC of the Penicillium psychrofluorescens genome assembly, chromosome: 1 genome contains:
- a CDS encoding uncharacterized protein (ID:PFLUO_001143-T1.cds;~source:funannotate), whose protein sequence is MTQESVPATDPAVYASYEAQWASVPDTADAWLARAREVAAVLAQDAAQRDQENKSPRAEVALLKLSGLLKLLGPKKYGGGAQSWEVGYKAIREVAKADGSIGMLLGYHLLWSTTANVVGTAEQAERTQELIISNNYFVGGAVNPRDNDLRITSDGDEIIFNGSKHFNTGGVVSDLTVLEGVLEGTNDHIFALVPTVQLGIRFAHNWHNIGLRLTESGGITIKDVRAPWTDALGWDAASKKPRADVLQIPFASLLLPTIQLVFSNFYLGIAIGALEFAAKYTTASTRAWPFGGDNKNSATDEFYILERYGNFYAHLRAAEALTDRAGEQLSNMYSLHSTNREGVTAQDRGEVAEWVASVKVVTTDVGLSVTSGVFEVTGARATALKVGLDRFWRDLRTHTLHDPVAYKNRELGRYALLHEVPEPTWYT
- a CDS encoding uncharacterized protein (ID:PFLUO_001144-T1.cds;~source:funannotate) — protein: MATPPNTDRIQLVTPHVGRNVLPNCPLFTKLLRFARRNHLAIRDNILQVEKSYGDLLADVLAYRTYLESSLNKDVLQRIERNEEVYVGILAAGGYEFTVGILAVIALGAAVVPMTIQNPVAEGAYFVQKARQVAIVHSSSASKLANSIKAYVNNRGSNVQCFDIGSHLLKESNLTPYDISISSTKSLDGNAPGVVIFTSGTTGKPKGSVMRRLYTDENATAVGDGYDIVPTDVGLHVLPVHHTTGLGTSFFAFLNFGACIEFKTDSFDPEWIWNRFKAGGITVFSAVPTIYMRLQWYFEKHIATLPPAQRAEYVAAARKLRAVLCGSSALSASVQTFWTNLRQQPILARYGASELPGCIKVSAEPDTNLPVGSIGTVIPGLEVKLTEGDQGELLVKSPWMFCKYLYDDKATLEAHDEQGYFKTGDIARREGPYYFILGRASVDIIKSGGYKISALDIEREILELPYVSEATVVGVADEEFGQRVAAALLLKGEQRSKAGFTIDNLREDLRQKLPGYKLPTVLRVVDAELPKGPTGKIQKKILGPKLFPVPGWRESKEIQVWEKKVVAMANL
- a CDS encoding uncharacterized protein (ID:PFLUO_001145-T1.cds;~source:funannotate), giving the protein MEEQTFPSSRLVTPNSRSTSQRIPTGSENADETRNPESTTYIGRSHYIDQDTLIDEDSSRAYPSYQSNELIGLRDSVLHMFKAFDLPPRSIRQALIDNFLQFCHPWTPILTHGELDFDFSERKNHPSLLLIQSLFLAASRASPSPGVLAFATPEQFYQRAKTLFFVNHEENPLAVIKATIMLQWYTPDGPEHVSYDAGEFWLKTGVGIAYQVGLHKDPGEGRNASVRRRLWWSLVVRDMLMSVAHGRPRAISFEDVNVAPLCAADFKDCLADDAESFIHYADICCILGDITESCSRNSLTKSKKEHYQNQIFRWPRVLPTHLRISHPSANNADEYSLCGYNLNTRQLHIPYFISLAILGRPSTRNTISAQAILAASFVAGIFQELLVRDDIGHLAPIFTRYCVASSFFLVSLRPIPQLWEACQPDLEVLRLCLKELSKRWKSAIGGSKVLESILNAQRHNATPVVKRLLPLTREQQFFFDGFPLDLCHMWTPCTTFYEGATANMGQFSQYAQDHGLLDSPQGHSIEPIVSTGPFTSADEQGMGVLPLADFLVDGLDSWLSDEAWAV
- a CDS encoding uncharacterized protein (ID:PFLUO_001146-T1.cds;~source:funannotate) encodes the protein MSAPSPNKKNGGIAPPPPPRQIRFVATDGQPQTKRRRVNAACLTCRRRKIRCSGEQPVCKTCSDYKHVCLGYSESTAHLRSQSDSASRAPPIAAALRAQHDPNSQRASRAIESSSPDPTPIFMPPLTLDKSPRTSNKAELKDLSGETLLRTNKESDSQAAEDSPESSRTSMSSSNRTHVPYFRYFGPTAIVPGFKQMVVQVRGSRKSNASLSSESLSPLRSPKVSDTGLAPVAGVTDTGENRDANTIPFYDSDDALPVSNLVSHLCDLFFAHLGCNFPFLQRERFLQDLKDKKVDTMLVDAVCSLAARFSPHPLLGPPQAQPIDRSLPPPDIYRWDRGQPFAHRAMSALVDSLSCPTLSAVQSCLLLAYEQFGSNHDSGLWMYLGISIRMAQDLGLQKFQGLKHNYGLSGVTPSEVMTGQAGKLRDDQYDDFEASQKAATRPPPVDTERARERERVDSFWSIFFLDRVISSGTGRPVTLRDEDIELRFPLQSESQLPNGWPAPFPPLIRIIHLYGRVTDLINGIQDVNHVTSDTLKRLAGMESDLTGIYQRLSPKLHFNAANFQAYVKAKEGTNFILLHFWFHTLIVLLHQPTLLNSFGGSIQHLYPNSRELSMSSAKTIADILSFSELVDGKSFIGNPFTSQPMYIAACAFLMESAYYSSPSSRSGSPPPQALLANQSSGFVMPTMESSSNGTERKSTAKHILLASAAKENYQRCYKALKALNTYWEGTRYILTVLDQKAKGSVDPLLYTAEDMENASEDAPPFPLTSWCRARTPGDAGVADISTDGKWSPKIDPSQGTHKNALIPGRLADSSQAIGWALTGATNSSQPNLSVLYQMPNTQVESPSNKPTFSSQYSQTYPSLPVQSNAGEGSSTSYPQTIASHTQDEVRTPLCTANAKYTQVPSGPMNTPDSTYYLGMNQSYPESGSRTSAAAQSPYNQPLPASGQTPAYNYPLPSAASQQPGSSHMGSRGTELHHPNMGSHAGGMMIESHDVDVNSLQHPDAFPFSNGEILPWLEYLPQDVLSFFEEHQNYQLMSPDNSTSRNAP
- a CDS encoding uncharacterized protein (ID:PFLUO_001147-T1.cds;~source:funannotate) produces the protein MFKVHPDFAKTQAARPDFRRDAEVTFSKPPNPEWTDGNGANDGGESLKKEHVEIDPHAEGRPVTSNYKLLISGMVPRPIALISTKSKDGQTTNLAPFSYSQVINHDPPLFVVGFVGSLEKAKDTLKNLNETKECVINIISEHFVEAANATAVNAPYGHSEWEVSGLHQAPTSVVKPARVKESILAIEGTLVETKEFESRSVPGKKTGVLAIIEGVRFWVREDAIDEEHSLVDLKVLKPISRLGGISYGRTTDAIEIPRPHFE